A stretch of DNA from Synechococcus sp. JA-3-3Ab:
CCCTTTGTCAAGCTGGGCAAACTCCCCTGCCATTCTTGCCAGGGGGACGGTGGCTTTGAAGCAAGCCCGCCTGCCTTGGACGGCAACAGGGTGTCAAAGCAAAACACCCTGAGTTCCAAGATGAGCCGTATGCACCTGGGAGCTCTAGAGGGAGAGAGAGCAATCCCCGGTTAGCGGTATAACCTCGGTCTCAAAGGTTTCTAGAGAAATCCCTCCGCACGAGCAGGCAGCGTTTTGGCTAGGGCCGATAAGCAGGAATTAAAATGCTCCCCTTGGGCTGGCGCGAGGGCGTCCTTTGCGGCCAAGTCTGAGGTGGAGGCAAGCCGCCCCTGAAAACGGCACTCAAGGGCCTAGGGGAACTGTCTACAGGGAAAGAGGCAACTGCCGGCGCTGAGGGTGCTCTTGGAGCCGCTCAGCATCTGTCCTAGCGGAGAAGACAGGGCTTCAGCCATCCGATTCCGTGGGCTGATCCCTGAGGAGGTGGCTGCGAATAAAGTCTTTGGGCGTCACGCTTTCCACAAACTTATGGAAGGCCTCCCGCTCTGCCTCGTCGGCATCTTGGTTCATCGGGATCGAAGCTTCCGCAATCACCTCTTCTACGGTCCAGATGGGGGCATGGGCCCGCAAGGCAAGGGCAATGGCATCGCTGGGGCGGCAGTCGATCTCCTGCTTTTTATCGCCGCAGACTGTAACAAGCACTGCATAGAAGGTGTTGTCCAGCAGCGCGTGGATGATAACCCGCTCCAGCTTGATCCCCCAAGCTTTCCAGGAGTTCAGAATAAGGTCGTGGGTCATGGGGCGGAGGGGCTTTTGGTCGTCCAGCGCCTGCAGAATGGCGTTGGCCTCCGCTCTTCCTACCCAGATGGGTAGGGCACGCCGCTCATGGGTATCGCGCAAGATGACAATGGGAGCCTGGTTGACAGCGTCGACCGCGATCCCAGCCACATGCATCTCGATCATGAGCACTCGCCTCCAGCCTTCAGACCTCGATCGTATCCACTGGTAGCAAACTTTGGCAACACAGCATGGGCTCGGTTCGTACATCACTTGAAGTGGCCCTCATCGGTGGCACCAGCGAAAGCCGCAGCTTGGCCCACGTCCTCAGCCATGAGGGGATCCCTTGGATAGCCACCGTCACCACCGAGGGCGGAAGAAGGCTGTATCGGGATCTGCCCGGCCAGGTGGTGGTGACGCGATTTTCGCCGCCATCTTTGGCACAATTCCTACAGGAACACGGGATCCGCGTGCTGGTAGACGCTTCCCATCCCTTCGCCCAGGAGATCTCGCAACTGGCCATGCAGGTGACCGCCCAACTGGGGATCCCCTACCTGCGCTACGAGCGCCCCCCGGTGGCGTTGGATC
This window harbors:
- a CDS encoding bifunctional nuclease family protein, translated to MIEMHVAGIAVDAVNQAPIVILRDTHERRALPIWVGRAEANAILQALDDQKPLRPMTHDLILNSWKAWGIKLERVIIHALLDNTFYAVLVTVCGDKKQEIDCRPSDAIALALRAHAPIWTVEEVIAEASIPMNQDADEAEREAFHKFVESVTPKDFIRSHLLRDQPTESDG